A window of the Sabethes cyaneus chromosome 1, idSabCyanKW18_F2, whole genome shotgun sequence genome harbors these coding sequences:
- the LOC128735348 gene encoding autophagy-related protein 101 has protein sequence MNARSQIFDLTMEGRQVDEAVSSIFHTILFHRSLGKFMYKGEARYSVGTIGYMDVDCDFIDFTYVCCTSPRLDETIKREIGEFSRQLRSNESCGTGQISLEFFQRKKARWFLTESIPWEVWTIRLELINLTNEDDRQMCRERVGDMLSDKIVYISEVMNRHDYLPKTPNQMELDSVFDTSYPDVQPYLFQFKFTTTGPSTNSVGKTVKKLFKETLSL, from the coding sequence ATGAATGCACGCTCGCAAATTTTCGATCTCACGATGGAGGGTCGCCAAGTGGATGAAGCCGTTTCAAGCATCTTTCATACGATCCTGTTCCATCGAAGCCTCGGCAAGTTTATGTACAAAGGAGAGGCAAGATACTCGGTAGGAACGATTGGTTACATGGATGTGGATTGTGATTTCATCGATTTCACCTACGTCTGCTGTACGTCACCGAGGTTGGATGAAACAATCAAGCGTGAAATCGGCGAATTTAGTCGGCAGCTGCGTAGTAACGAAAGCTGCGGAACTGGCCAAATCAGTTTggaatttttccaacgaaagaaGGCGCGCTGGTTCCTAACGGAAAGCATCCCCTGGGAGGTATGGACCATTCGGTTGGAACTCATCAATCTCACCAACGAAGACGATCGGCAGATGTGTCGGGAACGGGTCGGCGATATGCTATCGGATAAAATCGTTTACATCAGCGAGGTAATGAATCGGCATGATTACCTGCCGAAGACGCCCAATCAGATGGAGCTGGACTCGGTGTTCGACACGTCCTACCCCGATGTGCAGCCGTATCTGTTCCAGTTCAAATTCACCACCACCGGACCCAGTACCAACTCGGTGGGAAAAACCGTCAAGAAGCTATTCAAGGAAACACTCTCGTTGTGA